The Vigna radiata var. radiata cultivar VC1973A chromosome 6, Vradiata_ver6, whole genome shotgun sequence DNA segment AAAGAATACTTTATTTTTGCTGCCAGCAAAATTAGACAAATTGCAACCATAATCTAATATGTTACGTTACCAGCAGAattagaaaaattgaaaattaatattatatatgtttttacaaCCAAACATACTTTCAATTTCAACAGCTAATACAGTTTCACAAGCCAATTTTGGCTGCTGAATGCAAATCTTTAACACTACTCTTTCCAGCCTTGCTTCTCTTATAGCTCTTGGACGGAGTCAAATAGAATCTCAGCAAACCAGTGTCAGGATTATTTGGCGAATATCTAACACTCCGGTTCCTCTGAAACATAAACTCGTGTCTCCCATTACTCCCTTTGCTCTCAGAATCATCGGCGAAACCATCCGTTCTACAAGGGCTTCTACAGCTAACGCTATAGCTTCGCATAAGCTTCTGACCAACAGGCTCACTTGCTTGCACATTAACCACCCTCCCAAGCCTCTGCAAAGACTCTGCAAGTGGCTTATCAACCACAACACCAGAATCACACTCCTCTTCCCCAATCCTATCCTGCCTTCTCTCAGTTCTCTGTACTAAACCCAACTTGCTCCACACATCGCGCCATTTCTGCAACTTCTTGACACCCTTTTGCCTATTGGCAGAACCAGAAACATCCTTGGAATCAGATTCCATCACACAACCAGATTCAACAGCATCAGCTGAAGATCTCACATAATTGTCCATCAATTCTTTTTCAGTAATTAACAACTTGGCACCATAGAAGGTGGCCGGAGACACCTTCGGCGACACCTTCGCATTCACATTCGCATTAGACGTTAATTTCAACTCATCAAGCCCCGAAATTGACTGCCTCCTACGAGAGCTTGATCTATCAAAACCAAAACTCCTTCTACCATCGCCAGAACTTCCCAAACCAACACTGTTATTGTTGCTGTTGCTGTTAATGGAATTGGAATCTTCATCGACTGAAAGCATCGGTGAAAGCCTAGAACACGATTTCCCAATCAAACACCCATCCCAGGAAGCGCGAGGGCAATCGAACGAGATTCTTCCCGCTTCAATCGAAAACCTCGGATCCGCGTCGCAGGATCTTCTCCCTAAATTGCATTCTCCAACCTCCGATTGAGTCTCTCTCAATCCCTGCGCTCTTCGCTTCTCTGCATTTCTCTTCACACTACTATCAGCGTCAGAGTTTTTCTTAGCCCTGTGTTTCCATTTCCACTTCTTGAACTTCTCTGCGGCGGCGTTCCAGAAGGTCCTGGAATCCCTGGCACCATTCCTCTTGCGGAGCTGCAGCTCGAGATCTATAAACTCCTTCACCGTCTTGGTTTCCTCGTCGGCATCATCGTCGCCGTCGTGGGAAACCCTAACCTCGGAGGCGTGTTTGCGAGAGCGGGATTTTCGTAAGTCGTCGCGGTTGAAGAGATCGGAAAGGGAGCTGCGGGGGCGGACCTCACAGGAGCGGCGGCGGGGGTCGTCGGCAGCGGCGGTGGGGCGAGAGCAGGATTTGGAGCGGCGGAGTGAAGGAGATGGAGGGGAGTTGTCGGAGGGGATACCAGCGAGGCGCTCGCGGAGACAGAGGGCGCAGAAGCCGGTGATGGGGGCGGTGGGGTGGCGGTGGCAGGCGGAGAGGCGTTGGGATTTGGGAGTCATGAGTGCAGCATGCGTTGGTGTGTGTGAGTGTGAGTGAGTGTTGATGGCAATGCCATTGTTGTGTTTGTTATGAAGAGAGTGGGAGACACCGCATAAGTATGCACACAACAGTACGGAATCTTCTCATCATTCATCATTCATCATtcttaattatacaattaaacCCTCCTTAACCCCCTTTTTTTCTCTCCTCCTATCAATTGAGTTGTTGTTACTTTATGAGCCACACATTCAACTTACACGTCAAGAAATTAATCTTATTAATTACACAACCAAAACATCTTAATTACACATTCAATTCTCGTTAATACCTGAATCTTCAAAATTCGGCCATTTATTCAACATTTGCGTGTGCTAATCATATAATCTCTAAAATAATTGCAAATTACTCTCACTTTAACAGTTGCGGATTtaggttattttaaaaaataataataacatttatttttgtaaatacatatttatttgtaCGCATGGAATATAAGACCTTTCGAAAGTTCGTTGGAAGAGCTTCAAATCAATGAATGCAGTGTCTTCTGCAACTAAAATTAGAGATAGAGACCACCATGGAACTACATTTGTAcataataattagaatatatatattatataaataattttgaattatataaactagttttaagttataaaaaaaatagtttgggTTTGAAGGCACCTACAAACTTgtgtttttaaataagttataaaatgaGGAGTTGACCTTATGGTTTGCGAAAATTTACAAGTCAACCCTCTCAACTGAAGCAAAGTTGAGAGTGATCTGTTTGGTTTGGCGTGAAGCGTGGGAATCTTACAGCAGTAGAAATTTTGGCAAAGTTACAAGCACTGGGATGCGAACCCTAAATGGTCACCGCACGTGCACCACTTCTTGAAATTATCGCTTTCAGCCTTTTCATATGTTTCTTTTAACATTATCAAAAGCATACAGGCttaattaattctttaatttcatcAACATCTTACATCtaattaaactcaattttatgacatttattatttttttttatttcgggttaaatgtaatcaattaagatAGTTCAATATGTAGTTCTACTGTTGAATTAATTACAATGGCTTCTTCCAC contains these protein-coding regions:
- the LOC106763902 gene encoding UPF0503 protein At3g09070, chloroplastic, with amino-acid sequence MTPKSQRLSACHRHPTAPITGFCALCLRERLAGIPSDNSPPSPSLRRSKSCSRPTAAADDPRRRSCEVRPRSSLSDLFNRDDLRKSRSRKHASEVRVSHDGDDDADEETKTVKEFIDLELQLRKRNGARDSRTFWNAAAEKFKKWKWKHRAKKNSDADSSVKRNAEKRRAQGLRETQSEVGECNLGRRSCDADPRFSIEAGRISFDCPRASWDGCLIGKSCSRLSPMLSVDEDSNSINSNSNNNSVGLGSSGDGRRSFGFDRSSSRRRQSISGLDELKLTSNANVNAKVSPKVSPATFYGAKLLITEKELMDNYVRSSADAVESGCVMESDSKDVSGSANRQKGVKKLQKWRDVWSKLGLVQRTERRQDRIGEEECDSGVVVDKPLAESLQRLGRVVNVQASEPVGQKLMRSYSVSCRSPCRTDGFADDSESKGSNGRHEFMFQRNRSVRYSPNNPDTGLLRFYLTPSKSYKRSKAGKSSVKDLHSAAKIGL